CTTGACCGCGTAGCGCTGGCTTGCGACCGCCTCGCTCACCGTGTCGCCGGGGCCCACGCCGCCGGTCATGATGATCACGGGCGCCATTCCCCTGCGGTACAGCGCGACCGCGTGGTCAAGCCGCGCGCGCAGCACGGGAGAGGGGCGGCCGTCGTACTGCGCGGCGCCCAGCACGACGATGGCGTCCACGCGGCGGGCCTCGTCGCGCCGGCCGTACAGGTGGATGGCGGCCACGGTGAGCGCCCACAGCGCGACCACCAGGATCAGCAGCCTCACGGCGCCGACGGTGACGAGCACGAACAACGGCCGCTTGCGGCGCGGCGGGTCGTGCGGCGCGGGAGCGGGCGGCGGCTCGGGGGCGGGCTGCGGCGCGGCGGCCCCCTGCGGATCGGGAAGGGTGCTCACGCGCGCTGCACGAGCCGCTCGCGCAGGAGCGACGGGCCCAGGTCGTCGCGCAGCACGACGGCGTCCTCTTCGCCGCCTTCCAGCGCGTCCTCCACCTCCTGGATCATCTCGTGGTCGCTGGCGTCGGCCGCGTCCTGCGCGCGGGCGAGCGCGTTCCAGGCCTCGTCCAGCCACCCCTCCCCCGCCGCCGACAGCGCCGAGAGGAGCTGCAGCTCCACGTCCTCGACGCGTTCGGCGGCCGCGCGGTGGAGCTGCTCGGCGCCCTCCTCGGTGCGCCGCGCCTCCACCAGCGCGAGGCCGTACACGCCGCGCAGCCACGCATCGTCCGCGCGCAGGGCGAGCGCCTCCTCCAGCGAGGCGATCCCGTCGTCCGCGCGCCCCGCCAGCAGGTACGCCATCCCCAGGTCGGCGTGGATCTCCGCGTCCTCGGGAGCCAGCGCGCGCGCGGCCTCCAG
The DNA window shown above is from Longimicrobium sp. and carries:
- a CDS encoding YdcF family protein, producing MSTLPDPQGAAAPQPAPEPPPAPAPHDPPRRKRPLFVLVTVGAVRLLILVVALWALTVAAIHLYGRRDEARRVDAIVVLGAAQYDGRPSPVLRARLDHAVALYRRGMAPVIIMTGGVGPGDTVSEAVASQRYAVKQGVPAGAILTERTGLTTLQSMDGVAKLMRARGLRRAVLVSDPFHMLRLKLMAIRVGIRGFTSPTPDSPISRSRSAERRFLIRESFGLPAALLGIR